A portion of the Haemorhous mexicanus isolate bHaeMex1 chromosome 3, bHaeMex1.pri, whole genome shotgun sequence genome contains these proteins:
- the LOC132324385 gene encoding acrosin-like, which yields MNWLGLLILLTVAGLAQSIQYSCGGSCGLRFPPPLNSPMTYSYGNVAYDSSTTRIVGGMGAAEAEWPWIVSIQHPWVPGLGHWCGGSLITADWVLTAAHCFDKFDNISMVYVLIGATQLTQPGPGVQVRNAKKVVVHRNYKRKDYSYDIALMQLDRPVLCSSYVQLACLAEPTLRVSDLKNCWVAGWGATTARSLDSADRLQQAKVRLIDLQLCNSSDWYAGEVHPYNLCAGYPQGTIDTCKGDSGGPLMCQDNNAEYWWVIGLTSFGEGCARPRQPGVYTSVQHFYDWIDYNMRINS from the exons atgaATTGGCTCGGCCTCCTCATCCTGCTGACCGTGGccgggctggcacagagcatccAGTACTCCTGTGG agggagctgtgggCTCCGATTTCCGCCACCTCTCAACAGCCCCATGACTTATTCCTACGGCAACGTGGCTTATGACTCCAGCACAACACGCATCGTGGGTGGCATGGGTGCCGCAGAAGCAGAATGGCCCTGGATCGTCAGCATCCAGCACCCATGGGTTCCAGGCCTTGGACATTGGTGTGGAGGGTCCCTCATCACTGCAGACTGGGTCCTCACAGCAGCCCACTGCTTCGACAAGTTTGA TAACATCAGCATGGTGTATGTGTTGATTGGGGCCACCCAGTTGACTCAGCCAGGCCCTGGGGTACAAGTGCGCAATGCCAAGAAGGTGGTGGTACACCGCAACTACAAGCGTAAGGACTACAGCTACGACATTGCCCTGATGCAATTGGACCGTCCTGTCCTGTGCAGCTCCTACGTCCAGCTGGcctgcctggctgagcccaCCCTAAGAGTCTCAGACTTGAAAAACTGCTGGGTGGCTGGCTGGGGTGCCACTACTGCAAGAA GTCTAGATTCAGCTGATCGCCTTCAGCAGGCCAAGGTCCGGCTCATCgatctccagctctgcaacagcAGTGACTGGTATGCAGGAGAAGTCCATCCCTACAACTTGTGTGCTGGTTACCCACAGGGCACCATCGACACCTGCAAG GGTGACAGCGGTGGTCCTCTCATGTGCCAGGACAACAATGCTGAGTACTGGTGGGTCATTGGACTAACCAGCTTTGGGGAAGGCTGTGCCAGACCAAGGCAGCCTGGAGTCTACACCTCCGTTCAGCACTTCTATGACTGGATTGATTACAACATGCGTATAAACAGTTAA